A single window of Salvelinus namaycush isolate Seneca chromosome 11, SaNama_1.0, whole genome shotgun sequence DNA harbors:
- the LOC120055283 gene encoding transmembrane protein 275-like: MVITDRSSSTPGPKKKEPKKRTSRPRGLPSPALCCACGLCVMLAGINITLVGAFAFSTMVPSANPPIIIGPILLLVAFSFFGACCVCSRLPPAQGSRRSKVGGRNMGMMGRGGLAGGATFEIETSEHTLQDTTAVQLSPSASPGSSRASSPERDASPDPAPPGTFKLFTMETNGPTSATACYSASSAGGGAVRLNLPRDDVAT; the protein is encoded by the coding sequence ATGGTCATCACTGACAGGAGCTCCAGCACTCCTGGGCCCAAGAAGAAGGAACCGAAGAAGAGGACATCCCGCCCCCGTGGCCTGCCCTCCCCGGCGCTGTGCTGCGCATGCGGCTTGTGCGTCATGCTGGCAGGCATCAACATCACCCTGGTGGGGGCGTTCGCCTTCAGCACCATGGTGCCCTCTGCCAACCCTCCCATCATCATAGGGCCCATCCTGCTTCTGGTGGCCTTCTCTTTCTTCGGGGCGTGCTGTGTCTGCAGCCGCCTGCCCCCTGCCCAGGGCTCCCGGAGGTCTAAGGTGGGCGGAAGGAACATGGGGATGATGGGGCGTGGAGGTTTAGCCGGGGGAGCGACGTTTGAGATTGAGACGAGTGAGCACACATTGCAGGACACGACAGCAGTACAGCTCAGCCCCTCAGCCTCACCTGGGTCATCCCGGGCATCCAGCCCTGAGCGGGATGCTTCTCCTGACCCCGCCCCCCCAGGGACCTTCAAGCTCTTCACCATGGAGACCAATGGCCCCACCTCCGCCACGGCCTGCTATTCCGCCTCCTCGGCAGGGGGAGGGGCTGTGAGGCTCAACCTGCCACGTGATGATGTGGCCACCTAG